The Nitriliruptor alkaliphilus DSM 45188 genome includes a region encoding these proteins:
- a CDS encoding aminotransferase class I/II-fold pyridoxal phosphate-dependent enzyme, whose product MVTSNPALDSLGGYPLARLQDLAGQLRADGRPLHDFSIGDPDEPTPPLIRQALVDAVGAVSRYPTAAGQPALRQAIADWFERRHGVTVDPDRHVLPSAGSKEAVFHLPLAVLDPGGPKRHVLWGDPGYPVYGRGATFAGGISDPLTLRAEDGWRLDLAALDADRLDRACIAWVNHPHNPTGATADVGWYREQLAVAREHDILLASDECYQEVWFDQPAPSALEAADGDLTGVLAFVSLSKRSGMTGYRAGGIVGDPELITRLRLLRPNVGTAPPDFVQVAATAAWNDQAHVDDRRAVFAAKRDVILPFLEEVGVEVSGSQATFYVWFRAPGGDDAAYAEALLGERIVASPGRAFGPGGQGWLRLALVPTVTGCQAAVDRWREAIAAGRLPG is encoded by the coding sequence ATGGTGACCTCGAACCCCGCGCTGGACAGCCTCGGTGGCTACCCGTTGGCGCGCCTCCAGGATCTGGCCGGGCAGCTGCGCGCGGACGGTCGGCCGCTGCACGACTTCTCGATCGGGGACCCGGACGAACCGACCCCGCCGTTGATCCGTCAGGCGCTCGTCGACGCCGTCGGTGCGGTCAGCCGCTACCCCACCGCCGCAGGCCAACCGGCGCTGCGCCAGGCGATCGCCGACTGGTTCGAGCGCCGCCACGGCGTGACCGTCGATCCCGACCGGCACGTGCTGCCCTCGGCCGGGAGCAAGGAGGCCGTCTTCCACCTGCCGCTGGCGGTGCTCGACCCGGGCGGCCCCAAGCGCCACGTGCTGTGGGGCGACCCCGGGTACCCCGTCTACGGCCGCGGCGCGACCTTCGCCGGGGGCATCTCGGACCCCCTGACGCTCCGCGCCGAGGACGGGTGGCGGCTGGACCTCGCCGCGCTCGACGCCGATCGGCTCGACCGGGCGTGCATCGCGTGGGTCAACCACCCGCACAACCCGACCGGCGCCACCGCGGACGTCGGCTGGTACCGCGAACAGCTCGCCGTCGCCCGCGAGCACGACATCCTGCTCGCCTCCGACGAGTGCTACCAGGAGGTCTGGTTCGATCAGCCGGCGCCGTCGGCCCTGGAAGCCGCCGACGGCGACCTGACGGGCGTGCTGGCGTTCGTGTCCCTGTCGAAACGCTCGGGCATGACCGGTTACCGCGCCGGCGGCATCGTCGGCGACCCTGAGCTGATCACCCGCCTGCGGCTGCTGCGCCCCAACGTCGGCACGGCGCCGCCCGACTTCGTCCAGGTGGCCGCCACCGCCGCGTGGAACGACCAGGCGCACGTCGACGACCGGCGTGCGGTGTTCGCCGCGAAGCGCGACGTGATCCTGCCGTTCCTCGAGGAGGTCGGCGTCGAGGTGTCCGGGTCACAGGCCACGTTCTACGTGTGGTTCCGGGCGCCGGGTGGCGACGACGCGGCCTACGCCGAGGCGCTGCTCGGCGAACGCATCGTGGCCTCACCCGGCCGTGCCTTCGGGCCAGGGGGACAGGGGTGGTTGCGCCTGGCGCTGGTCCCCACGGTCACCGGGTGTCAGGCCGCGGTCGACCGCTGGCGTGAAGCGATCGCCGCCGGACGCCTGCCCGGCTGA
- the cofC gene encoding 2-phospho-L-lactate guanylyltransferase, with the protein MSSSPRAATVALVPLRAPGVGKSRLAGTLSVEGRAALAGAMLADVAAALRSSPVDRIVVAAGGPTAIAAASALGLEALADPVGASGLDGALAAAAGRLGPVGTLVVVAADLPCLCAEDVTALLGHDAEVVVAPTSDGGTGALLRRPPDACPTAYGPGSGLRHLALARAAGRRTAEAALAGFAHDVDVAEDLVRLTAADLPPLGARTAALLDQLDIAVAG; encoded by the coding sequence ATGTCCTCCTCGCCCCGCGCCGCCACCGTGGCCCTCGTGCCCCTCCGGGCTCCGGGCGTCGGCAAGTCGCGCCTGGCGGGCACGCTGTCGGTCGAGGGCCGCGCCGCGTTGGCGGGCGCGATGCTCGCCGACGTCGCGGCTGCGCTGCGGTCGTCGCCGGTGGACCGGATCGTGGTCGCGGCCGGCGGCCCGACCGCCATCGCAGCAGCGTCGGCGCTCGGCCTCGAGGCGCTGGCCGATCCGGTCGGGGCGTCGGGGCTCGACGGCGCCCTGGCCGCCGCTGCGGGACGTCTCGGGCCGGTCGGCACGCTCGTGGTGGTCGCAGCCGACCTGCCCTGCCTGTGTGCGGAGGACGTGACCGCCCTGCTCGGCCACGATGCCGAGGTCGTGGTCGCCCCGACGTCGGACGGCGGCACCGGTGCGTTGCTCCGTCGGCCACCCGACGCGTGCCCGACCGCCTACGGCCCAGGGTCCGGCCTCCGCCACCTCGCGCTGGCCCGGGCTGCCGGACGACGCACGGCGGAGGCCGCGCTGGCCGGCTTCGCCCACGACGTCGACGTCGCCGAGGATCTGGTGCGGCTGACCGCGGCCGATCTGCCGCCGCTCGGCGCTCGGACGGCGGCGCTCCTCGACCAGCTGGACATCGCCGTCGCGGGCTGA
- a CDS encoding trans-sulfuration enzyme family protein — protein MEPTPPRTTGGFATRAVHGATVPPVGQHPVSVPIHPSATWGTATSAEVGDLLTDEVAGYVYGRYDNPTSTALHAVIGSLHEAPAAWSAASGTAAIHAVLDVLRGEGRVLATAMLYGGTWALLRRLERDAGWKVDHAPLLTAADLRAALTDEHTVVHVETIANPSTAIADIPAIAAVCQERGVELVVDNTFASPVLCRPVTLGATAVVESATKFLGGHGDVVAGVVAGSDELVGRVREHVYELGGSLGPFEAWLVVRGIQTLALRVRQASANATAVAAELAAAPRGVVAVHHPSLDAHPQHAMVPTMLSGLPGALLAVDLGSRPAAEAFADACRVFVRAASLGGTHSLVLHPASTSHRQLRDDELRLAGLGPGTVRLSVGVEETEDLVADVRHALAAADDHAA, from the coding sequence GTGGAGCCCACCCCTCCCCGGACCACCGGCGGTTTCGCGACCCGTGCCGTGCACGGTGCGACCGTGCCACCGGTCGGTCAGCACCCGGTCAGCGTGCCGATCCACCCCTCGGCGACCTGGGGGACCGCGACCTCGGCCGAGGTCGGCGACCTGCTCACCGACGAGGTGGCGGGGTACGTCTACGGCCGCTACGACAACCCGACGTCGACCGCGCTGCACGCGGTCATCGGCTCCCTCCACGAGGCCCCGGCGGCGTGGTCGGCGGCGTCCGGCACGGCCGCGATCCACGCCGTGCTCGACGTCCTGCGCGGTGAGGGGCGGGTGCTGGCGACCGCGATGCTCTACGGCGGGACCTGGGCGCTGCTGCGCCGGCTCGAGCGGGACGCCGGCTGGAAGGTCGACCACGCGCCGCTGCTGACCGCAGCCGATCTGCGTGCGGCGCTGACCGACGAGCACACGGTCGTCCACGTCGAGACGATCGCCAACCCCTCGACCGCCATCGCCGACATCCCGGCCATCGCGGCGGTCTGCCAGGAGCGGGGCGTCGAGCTGGTGGTCGACAACACCTTCGCGTCGCCGGTGCTGTGCCGACCGGTCACCCTCGGTGCGACAGCCGTGGTCGAGTCCGCGACCAAGTTCCTCGGCGGGCACGGTGACGTCGTGGCCGGCGTTGTGGCCGGCAGCGACGAACTCGTCGGCCGCGTCCGTGAGCACGTCTACGAGCTCGGCGGGTCGCTCGGACCGTTCGAGGCGTGGCTGGTGGTCCGTGGCATCCAGACCCTGGCGCTCCGGGTGCGTCAGGCCAGCGCGAACGCGACCGCCGTGGCCGCCGAGCTCGCTGCCGCCCCGAGGGGTGTGGTCGCGGTCCACCACCCGTCCCTCGACGCCCACCCGCAGCACGCCATGGTCCCGACGATGCTCTCCGGCCTGCCCGGTGCGCTGCTCGCGGTCGACCTCGGGTCCCGCCCGGCCGCCGAGGCGTTCGCGGACGCCTGCCGGGTGTTCGTGCGGGCCGCGTCGCTCGGGGGCACCCACTCGTTGGTCCTGCACCCGGCGTCGACCTCGCACCGCCAGCTCCGGGACGACGAGCTGCGGCTGGCCGGTCTCGGACCGGGCACCGTGCGTCTGTCCGTGGGCGTCGAGGAGACCGAGGACCTGGTGGCCGACGTCCGTCACGCCCTGGCCGCCGCGGACGACCACGCGGCGTAG
- a CDS encoding S-layer homology domain-containing protein → MLRTATLTVVLLSVPAAALATHVFSDVPHSHPHAKGIGYVSETGVTQGCDGSRYCPGDGLTRAQMGTFLYRASGNDPDTPPSVNAARLQGRPASAFARKSDLPKVTTVTESVGCVGTSFMPAFSTAEYGSVNNGRYLLSNGRVVCQVTPPEGARLTSAVFNVHDNSPSARVVAVQVMRPALANFSHSPLVVQNDITTNAGTPGPVTVTLPISGAGALVTNATHGYTLEVSLGTSDVLTHEYVMVTGARLTYEIDRLVP, encoded by the coding sequence TTGCTGCGTACCGCCACCCTCACGGTGGTGCTGCTCAGTGTCCCTGCTGCTGCCCTCGCGACCCACGTGTTCTCCGACGTGCCGCACAGCCATCCGCACGCCAAGGGCATCGGGTACGTGTCCGAGACAGGTGTCACCCAGGGTTGTGATGGGAGCCGGTACTGCCCGGGTGACGGGCTGACCCGGGCGCAGATGGGCACGTTCCTGTACCGGGCGTCGGGCAACGACCCCGACACCCCACCGAGCGTCAACGCCGCCCGCCTCCAGGGCCGGCCCGCCAGCGCGTTCGCGCGGAAGTCCGACCTGCCGAAGGTGACGACCGTCACCGAGTCGGTCGGGTGTGTCGGAACCAGCTTCATGCCGGCCTTCTCGACCGCCGAGTACGGCTCCGTCAACAACGGCCGGTATCTCCTCAGCAACGGGCGCGTGGTGTGCCAGGTCACGCCGCCGGAGGGCGCGCGCCTCACGTCGGCTGTCTTCAACGTCCACGACAACTCGCCCTCGGCCCGGGTGGTAGCCGTGCAGGTCATGCGTCCCGCCCTGGCGAACTTCTCGCACTCGCCGCTGGTGGTACAGAACGACATCACGACGAACGCCGGCACGCCCGGACCGGTCACCGTGACGCTGCCGATCAGCGGGGCGGGGGCGCTCGTCACCAACGCGACGCACGGCTACACGCTCGAGGTCAGCCTGGGAACGAGCGACGTGCTCACCCACGAGTACGTGATGGTCACCGGCGCGCGGCTCACCTACGAGATCGATCGGCTCGTGCCCTGA
- the serB gene encoding phosphoserine phosphatase SerB, giving the protein MSSQRTILVRVSGRDRPGITTGLLGVLAASDVDLYDMEQVVVRERLTLDLLIGVGEGDDALKELLFHGFQHDLQLDFEVVEDHSSRSTGDRAVVTVIASHLPPASLRDITGAIAAGGGNIDRIGRLSRYPVVSFEFLVVGGDVDRMRAHLVAAAATHTIDVAIQRESLGRRAKRLVVMDVDSTLIQDEVIELMAVEAGCADRIADITERTMRGELDFTVSLTERVAMLAGTPVEVLDRVGDAVRLTPGARTFVRTLKRLGYTVAIVSGGFSTIVDRLGADLKLDHAVANELEIVDGRLTGRLLGEVIDRAGKARVLERIAAAEGIPLEQTVAIGDGANDLDMLAVAGLGIAFNAKPVVREAADTAVSVPYLDAILFLLGIRRDEIEAADAEDPELIRDGLIPVPGTPPL; this is encoded by the coding sequence ATGAGCAGCCAGCGGACCATCCTCGTGCGCGTCTCCGGACGCGATCGGCCCGGCATCACGACGGGCTTGCTCGGCGTGCTCGCCGCGAGCGACGTCGACCTGTACGACATGGAGCAGGTCGTCGTCCGCGAGCGACTGACCCTGGACCTCCTCATCGGTGTGGGGGAGGGCGACGACGCGCTCAAGGAGCTGCTCTTCCACGGGTTCCAGCACGACCTCCAGCTCGACTTCGAGGTCGTCGAGGACCACTCCTCGCGCAGCACCGGGGACCGGGCGGTGGTGACCGTCATCGCCTCGCACCTGCCGCCTGCGTCCCTGCGGGACATCACCGGCGCGATCGCCGCCGGAGGCGGCAACATCGACCGCATCGGGCGGCTCTCGCGCTACCCGGTGGTGTCGTTCGAGTTCCTCGTGGTCGGGGGCGACGTGGACCGGATGCGGGCACACCTCGTCGCTGCCGCCGCGACCCACACCATCGACGTGGCCATCCAGCGCGAGTCGCTCGGCCGCCGCGCCAAGCGCCTCGTGGTCATGGACGTCGACTCGACCCTGATCCAGGACGAGGTCATCGAGCTGATGGCGGTCGAAGCCGGGTGTGCCGACCGGATCGCCGACATCACCGAACGCACCATGCGGGGCGAGCTGGACTTCACCGTCTCGCTGACCGAGCGCGTGGCGATGTTGGCCGGCACACCTGTCGAGGTGCTCGACCGGGTCGGGGACGCGGTGCGCTTGACCCCGGGCGCGCGGACCTTCGTGCGGACGCTGAAACGCCTCGGGTACACCGTCGCGATCGTGTCGGGCGGGTTCTCGACCATCGTCGATCGCCTGGGGGCCGACCTCAAGCTCGACCACGCCGTGGCCAACGAGCTCGAGATCGTCGACGGGCGCCTGACCGGACGACTGCTCGGCGAGGTCATCGACCGTGCCGGCAAGGCGAGGGTCCTGGAGCGGATCGCCGCCGCCGAGGGGATCCCCCTCGAACAAACGGTCGCGATCGGTGACGGCGCCAACGACCTCGACATGCTCGCCGTGGCCGGGCTCGGGATCGCGTTCAACGCCAAGCCGGTGGTCCGCGAGGCGGCTGACACCGCCGTGTCCGTGCCCTACCTCGACGCGATCCTGTTCCTGCTCGGGATCCGGCGCGACGAGATCGAGGCCGCCGACGCCGAGGATCCCGAGCTGATCCGCGACGGGCTGATCCCCGTCCCCGGCACGCCACCGCTCTGA
- a CDS encoding S-layer homology domain-containing protein produces the protein MLRTATLTVVLLSVPAAALATHVFSDVPHSHPHAKGIGYVSEAGITQGCDGSRYCPGEGLTRAQMGTFLYRASGNDPDTPPSVNAARLQGQPASTFARKSDLPKVTTVTESVGCVGNSFFPLSTDVSYFTFNNHARYITGPGSSFRLDCQVTVPDGATLTAAAFRVSDTSTTQRVARVEVVRRTFLGLSPTTLASQENITTNAGTPGSSTVTLAIPPANAVVDNGTYGYTLGVAMGPSTPAASEYVSIVGATLTYEIDRLVP, from the coding sequence TTGCTGCGTACCGCCACCCTCACGGTGGTGCTGCTCAGCGTCCCTGCTGCTGCCCTCGCGACCCACGTGTTCTCCGACGTGCCGCACAGTCACCCGCATGCCAAGGGCATCGGGTACGTGTCCGAGGCTGGTATCACCCAGGGTTGTGACGGCAGCCGGTACTGCCCAGGTGAAGGTCTGACCCGGGCGCAGATGGGCACGTTCCTGTACCGGGCGTCGGGCAACGACCCCGACACCCCCCCGAGCGTCAACGCGGCCCGCCTCCAGGGCCAGCCCGCCAGCACCTTCGCGCGCAAGTCCGACCTACCCAAGGTGACGACGGTGACCGAGTCGGTCGGGTGCGTCGGGAACAGCTTCTTCCCCCTCTCCACGGACGTGAGCTACTTCACGTTCAACAACCACGCCCGCTACATCACCGGTCCCGGGTCGTCGTTCCGGCTGGACTGCCAGGTGACCGTGCCGGACGGTGCGACGCTCACAGCAGCCGCGTTCCGGGTCAGCGACACCTCGACGACCCAGCGGGTCGCCCGGGTGGAGGTCGTGCGTCGAACGTTCCTAGGGCTCTCCCCGACGACGCTCGCTTCACAGGAGAACATCACGACCAACGCGGGGACGCCGGGATCGTCGACCGTCACGCTGGCCATCCCGCCCGCGAACGCCGTGGTCGACAACGGGACGTACGGCTACACCCTCGGGGTCGCGATGGGACCGAGTACACCGGCAGCCAGCGAGTACGTCTCCATCGTCGGGGCGACGCTCACCTACGAGATCGACCGGCTCGTGCCCTGA
- a CDS encoding LapA family protein: MRDSERDPSAPDDLETSDGPGGADVSTPVTQQVGRVALVLVAVLFLIFAVTNAQHVDFSWVFGETEVVQRGGERVSGGVPLIVLLVVAFGAGALVATLLSWQRARHRKDR, encoded by the coding sequence GTGAGGGACAGCGAGCGCGACCCGTCAGCCCCCGATGACCTCGAGACGTCCGACGGACCTGGTGGCGCAGACGTCTCGACACCCGTGACCCAGCAGGTCGGACGTGTCGCGCTGGTGCTCGTCGCCGTCCTCTTCCTGATCTTCGCCGTCACCAACGCCCAACACGTGGACTTCTCCTGGGTCTTCGGGGAGACCGAGGTCGTCCAGCGCGGCGGCGAGCGTGTCAGCGGCGGCGTCCCGCTGATCGTGCTGCTGGTGGTGGCGTTCGGGGCGGGCGCGCTCGTGGCGACGTTGCTGTCCTGGCAGCGCGCCCGTCACCGCAAGGATCGGTGA
- a CDS encoding SDR family NAD(P)-dependent oxidoreductase: protein MDYEGRVAVITGAGGGLGRSHALLLASRGAKVVVNDLGGSRDGSGGGSEMADQVVQEIIDAGGEAVANYDSVATWDGGAAVVQSALDAFGRIDIVVNNAGILRDVSFAKMEEPQLDLVLKVHLYGGFHVTKAAWPHLREQGYGRVINTTSGSGLYGNFGQSNYSAAKLGLVGLTRTLALEGQKYGITANVIAPVAASRMTEDIMPPQLLEVLQPENVSPLVGYLASEACTETGRIFSVGGGYIARVAIVEGPGATFEDGFGPDDVAAKFDEVTKLELGEGNAEFTHGVMEQTGKIVTALGISFD from the coding sequence ATCGACTACGAAGGCCGCGTCGCCGTCATCACCGGCGCGGGCGGCGGCCTCGGCCGTAGCCACGCCCTGCTGCTGGCCAGCCGCGGCGCCAAGGTGGTCGTCAATGACCTCGGGGGCAGCCGTGACGGCTCCGGCGGAGGCTCGGAGATGGCCGACCAGGTCGTCCAGGAGATCATCGACGCGGGCGGCGAGGCGGTCGCCAACTACGACTCGGTGGCCACCTGGGACGGCGGCGCGGCGGTCGTGCAGAGCGCCCTCGACGCGTTCGGCCGCATCGACATCGTGGTCAACAACGCCGGCATCCTGCGGGACGTCTCGTTCGCCAAGATGGAGGAGCCGCAGCTCGACCTCGTGCTGAAGGTCCACCTCTACGGCGGGTTCCACGTCACCAAGGCCGCCTGGCCGCACCTGCGCGAGCAGGGCTACGGCCGCGTCATCAACACCACGTCGGGCTCGGGCCTGTACGGCAACTTCGGGCAGTCGAACTACTCGGCGGCCAAGCTCGGCCTCGTCGGGCTCACCCGCACCCTCGCGCTCGAGGGCCAGAAGTACGGCATCACCGCCAACGTCATCGCGCCGGTCGCGGCCTCGCGCATGACCGAGGACATCATGCCCCCGCAACTGCTCGAGGTGCTGCAGCCCGAGAACGTGTCACCCCTCGTCGGCTACCTCGCCTCGGAGGCCTGCACGGAGACCGGCCGCATCTTCTCGGTCGGCGGTGGCTACATCGCCCGCGTCGCCATCGTCGAGGGCCCCGGCGCGACCTTCGAGGACGGCTTCGGCCCCGACGACGTCGCCGCGAAGTTCGACGAGGTCACCAAGCTCGAGCTCGGTGAGGGCAACGCCGAGTTCACCCACGGCGTCATGGAGCAGACCGGCAAGATCGTCACCGCCCTCGGCATCAGCTTCGACTGA
- a CDS encoding NAD(P)H-dependent glycerol-3-phosphate dehydrogenase, translating into MGKVAVMGSGSWGTAFAAMCADAGEPTVLWARRDTVAARITDEHRNEDYLPGIDLPPSLTATVDPQEALADADVVVLAVPSVGIADQLADWGAHIGHDATLASLIKGVDVATMRFGSQVISDTLDCDPDRVVVVSGPNLAKECAQRQPAATVAACPDAGRAERVQAAVMAPYFRVYTNPDKAGVEVAGAVKNVIALAAGMAHGMGYGDNTMAAVITRGLAEMARLGVRLGGEAMTFAGLAGVGDLVATCTSPKSRNRTVGERLGRGEKLDEIIASMNMVAEGVKSSQAILALAEQAGVEMPIAQGVVAVCHGGASPEDLVGALLSRSAKPEVYGM; encoded by the coding sequence GTGGGCAAGGTCGCGGTGATGGGGTCGGGCTCGTGGGGCACCGCCTTCGCGGCGATGTGCGCTGACGCGGGGGAACCGACCGTCCTCTGGGCCCGTCGGGACACGGTCGCTGCGCGCATCACCGACGAGCACCGCAACGAGGACTACCTGCCCGGCATCGACCTGCCTCCCTCCCTGACGGCCACCGTGGACCCGCAGGAAGCCCTCGCGGACGCGGATGTGGTCGTCCTCGCGGTCCCCTCCGTCGGGATCGCCGACCAGCTCGCCGACTGGGGTGCCCACATCGGTCACGACGCGACCCTCGCCAGCCTGATCAAGGGCGTCGACGTCGCCACGATGCGGTTCGGCAGCCAGGTCATCTCCGACACCCTCGACTGCGACCCCGACCGGGTCGTGGTCGTCAGCGGCCCGAACCTGGCCAAGGAGTGCGCGCAGCGCCAGCCCGCCGCGACCGTCGCCGCGTGCCCCGACGCTGGCCGCGCCGAGCGTGTGCAGGCGGCTGTCATGGCGCCCTACTTCCGCGTCTACACCAACCCCGACAAGGCCGGGGTCGAGGTGGCCGGTGCGGTCAAGAACGTCATCGCGCTCGCGGCGGGCATGGCGCACGGGATGGGGTACGGCGACAACACGATGGCGGCGGTGATCACCCGTGGTCTCGCCGAGATGGCCCGGCTCGGCGTCCGGCTCGGCGGCGAGGCCATGACCTTCGCCGGCCTCGCCGGGGTCGGCGACCTCGTCGCGACCTGCACGTCGCCGAAGTCCCGCAACCGCACCGTCGGCGAGCGCCTCGGACGCGGCGAGAAGCTCGACGAGATCATCGCCTCGATGAACATGGTCGCCGAGGGCGTCAAGTCCTCGCAGGCCATCCTCGCCCTGGCCGAGCAGGCCGGCGTCGAGATGCCGATCGCCCAGGGCGTCGTGGCGGTGTGCCACGGCGGCGCTTCGCCGGAGGATCTGGTGGGGGCGCTGCTGTCGCGGAGCGCCAAGCCCGAGGTGTACGGGATGTAG
- a CDS encoding D-alanine--D-alanine ligase family protein: MKRVLLLFGGRSSEHEVSCLSARSVLAAIDRDRYEVLPVGITREGRWTLTDGRIETPPGRPMPEVDDAGPTVALVGTRKGAMLVELDESAGTSRVVSEVDVAFPVLHGPYGEDGTVQGLLATVGVPFVGADVTGSSIGIDKTAMKAAFAAIGLRQGQYATVHQARWSGDPDAVTAELEETLPYPWFTKPARQGSSIGIRKVAGRGDLAEALEEAFRYDAVTVVERGFDAPRELEVGVLGVGDLQVTAPGEIRPSHEFYDFEAKYLDDSELVIPADVPERIAQRIDEVARAAFRAIGCRGMARVDFFLVGDGTDVDDLLINEINTIPGFTPNSMFPRLWDAEGLAYPALVDRLLELAFEAG; encoded by the coding sequence GTGAAGCGGGTGCTGCTGCTGTTCGGCGGGCGGTCGAGCGAGCACGAGGTGTCGTGCCTGTCGGCGCGGTCCGTCCTCGCCGCGATCGACCGCGACCGCTACGAGGTGCTGCCAGTCGGCATCACCCGTGAGGGGCGCTGGACGCTCACCGACGGCCGTATCGAGACGCCGCCCGGGCGTCCGATGCCCGAGGTCGACGACGCCGGCCCGACCGTCGCGCTCGTCGGGACGCGCAAGGGTGCGATGCTGGTCGAGCTCGACGAGTCCGCGGGGACCTCCCGCGTGGTGTCCGAGGTCGACGTCGCGTTCCCCGTCCTCCACGGGCCCTACGGCGAGGACGGCACGGTGCAGGGCCTCCTGGCCACCGTGGGGGTGCCGTTCGTCGGCGCCGATGTCACCGGATCCTCGATCGGGATCGACAAGACCGCGATGAAGGCCGCGTTCGCCGCGATCGGGCTGCGGCAGGGTCAGTACGCGACCGTCCACCAGGCCCGCTGGAGCGGTGACCCGGACGCGGTCACCGCCGAGCTCGAGGAGACGCTGCCCTACCCCTGGTTCACCAAGCCGGCCCGGCAGGGCAGCTCGATCGGCATCCGCAAGGTGGCCGGGCGTGGGGACCTCGCCGAGGCGCTCGAGGAGGCCTTCCGCTACGACGCGGTCACCGTCGTCGAGCGTGGGTTCGACGCGCCGCGCGAGCTCGAGGTCGGCGTCCTCGGCGTGGGCGACCTGCAGGTCACCGCTCCGGGCGAGATCCGTCCGTCACACGAGTTCTACGACTTCGAGGCCAAGTACCTCGACGACTCCGAGCTGGTCATCCCCGCTGACGTCCCGGAGCGGATCGCGCAGCGGATCGACGAGGTGGCCCGCGCGGCCTTCCGTGCGATCGGCTGCCGCGGCATGGCACGCGTGGACTTCTTCCTCGTCGGCGACGGCACGGACGTCGACGACCTGCTCATCAACGAGATCAACACCATCCCGGGGTTCACGCCGAACTCGATGTTCCCCCGCCTGTGGGACGCCGAGGGACTGGCGTACCCGGCGCTCGTCGACCGTCTGCTCGAGCTCGCCTTCGAGGCCGGTTAG
- a CDS encoding Lrp/AsnC ligand binding domain-containing protein: protein MVEAYILIQTELGAAAAVAAAAGELAGVISAHDVTGPYDVIVKAEASDVNELGRMVVSRIQGIEGITRTLTCPVVDL, encoded by the coding sequence GTGGTCGAGGCCTACATCCTGATCCAGACCGAGCTCGGCGCCGCCGCGGCCGTGGCCGCGGCGGCGGGTGAGCTGGCCGGCGTCATCTCGGCGCACGACGTGACGGGCCCGTACGACGTCATCGTGAAGGCGGAAGCCAGCGATGTGAACGAGCTCGGCCGGATGGTGGTCTCACGCATCCAGGGCATCGAGGGCATCACGCGCACCCTGACGTGCCCGGTCGTCGACCTCTAA
- a CDS encoding GNAT family N-acetyltransferase, which yields MPPDPWTDELRLAPGGLRLRRPAWSDVAAVADLHAAAERARTGEVRTRTEDVRVRWLMLDGLEDVVLVEDVDAGHTLVGVGEYTTELDLLDEATVVHVEGQVHPAATGRGIATLLLDRADVRARDAATVEQAAAAVVRTTVVDGDDRARAWFTARGFVLVRHLLTMRLDLSEPAAAPSWPAGIATRRFRPGRDEERTWRAHQAAFGDVATHLPLTLEEWVEDRVLRDPAFDPSLTVLATDAAGEVVGLAVTRVGVEGAPEEGWIRDLGVVPAWRGRGLGMALLLDALHTFRTRGLTGAALDVDDVTIGAAVRLYERAGLRIVRRTDVVERLVATH from the coding sequence GTGCCCCCCGACCCGTGGACCGACGAGCTCCGGCTGGCGCCGGGGGGTCTTCGGCTACGCCGGCCAGCCTGGTCGGACGTCGCTGCGGTGGCCGACCTGCACGCCGCCGCCGAGCGCGCCAGGACCGGTGAGGTGCGTACGCGCACCGAGGACGTCCGCGTCCGGTGGCTGATGCTCGATGGCCTCGAGGACGTCGTCCTCGTCGAGGACGTCGACGCCGGTCACACCCTCGTGGGGGTCGGCGAGTACACCACTGAACTCGACCTCCTCGACGAGGCCACGGTCGTCCACGTCGAAGGGCAGGTGCACCCGGCCGCCACCGGTCGCGGCATCGCGACCCTGCTCCTCGACCGCGCCGACGTCCGTGCCCGCGACGCCGCCACGGTGGAGCAGGCCGCGGCAGCGGTGGTCCGCACGACGGTCGTCGACGGCGACGACCGTGCTCGCGCCTGGTTCACCGCCCGGGGGTTCGTGCTCGTCCGGCACCTGCTGACCATGCGCCTCGACCTCAGCGAGCCGGCCGCAGCACCCAGCTGGCCCGCCGGGATCGCCACCCGTCGGTTCCGCCCCGGCCGGGACGAGGAGCGGACGTGGCGGGCGCACCAGGCCGCCTTCGGGGACGTGGCCACGCACCTGCCCCTGACGCTCGAGGAGTGGGTCGAGGACCGGGTGCTGCGCGATCCTGCGTTCGACCCCTCGCTGACGGTGCTCGCCACCGACGCCGCGGGCGAGGTCGTCGGCCTGGCCGTCACCCGGGTCGGCGTCGAGGGCGCCCCGGAGGAGGGCTGGATCCGCGATCTCGGCGTGGTGCCGGCCTGGCGTGGACGCGGCCTCGGGATGGCGTTGCTGCTCGACGCGCTCCACACCTTCCGGACACGCGGGCTGACAGGCGCGGCGCTCGACGTCGACGACGTGACGATCGGGGCGGCGGTCCGGCTCTACGAGCGGGCAGGCCTGAGGATCGTGCGCCGCACCGACGTCGTCGAACGGCTCGTCGCGACCCACTGA